The Corynebacterium camporealensis genome contains a region encoding:
- a CDS encoding sulfite exporter TauE/SafE family protein — protein MLHAVLYALGDSINALLIGILVAIGIMLPRGKYRKIATLVVVGDWFGVLVASTVVLFFLLGVRDQIQALLESPIAGIVLIIVGIALGIMAWRSRGESNGLIRKLLVPLQEPSFTTALVGFVMGVIQSLTSVPFYYGLMFLAATDLSQPMQYVGLLLYATLALSLPTIVGLFIALVRAKPESKAGQLFLAARRNSTQVALVGGYAVAVFLVVMGIASLATLPG, from the coding sequence ATGTTGCACGCCGTTTTATATGCCCTCGGTGATTCCATCAATGCCTTGCTCATTGGCATTCTGGTGGCTATCGGCATCATGTTGCCTCGGGGTAAATACCGCAAGATCGCCACGCTCGTGGTGGTCGGCGACTGGTTCGGCGTGCTCGTTGCCTCCACCGTGGTGCTGTTTTTCTTGCTCGGCGTCCGCGATCAGATTCAGGCCCTGCTGGAATCACCCATCGCAGGCATCGTGCTCATCATCGTCGGTATCGCACTTGGCATTATGGCCTGGCGTTCCCGCGGCGAATCCAACGGGCTGATTCGTAAACTTCTGGTGCCATTGCAGGAACCATCGTTCACCACGGCACTGGTGGGCTTTGTGATGGGCGTTATTCAGTCGCTGACGTCCGTGCCCTTCTACTACGGACTGATGTTCTTGGCTGCCACGGACTTAAGCCAGCCGATGCAATACGTTGGCTTGTTGCTCTACGCGACGCTGGCGCTGTCCCTGCCCACCATCGTCGGCCTATTTATTGCCCTGGTCCGAGCCAAACCAGAAAGCAAAGCCGGCCAGCTCTTCCTCGCCGCACGCCGCAACAGCACCCAGGTCGCCTTAGTCGGTGGTTACGCTGTTGCAGTCTTCCTGGTGGTCATGGGTATTGCTAGCTTGGCGACGCTGCCGGGCTAG
- a CDS encoding gamma carbonic anhydrase family protein, with translation MLILPYQGKTPRVHRSAWIAPNATLIGDVEIGPDSSVFYGAVLRGDAGPIRLGARVNIQDNCVLHVDRDAPCTLEDDVTVGHMAMLHGTHVGAGSLVGMQATVLSRSTIGPGSLIAGGAVVLEGMDIPARSLAAGVPAKVRRELSEEESAAFIPHAGRYVEYSRNQADVSEALKLDDVRFD, from the coding sequence GTGTTGATTCTTCCCTACCAAGGCAAGACCCCACGGGTGCATCGCAGCGCCTGGATTGCACCGAATGCCACGCTGATTGGGGATGTGGAAATCGGTCCGGATTCCTCGGTCTTTTATGGCGCAGTCCTGCGTGGCGATGCCGGCCCGATTCGGCTCGGCGCGCGCGTGAACATCCAGGACAACTGTGTGCTGCACGTGGACCGAGATGCACCTTGCACGCTCGAAGATGACGTCACGGTTGGCCACATGGCAATGCTGCACGGCACGCACGTGGGCGCGGGTTCGCTCGTCGGCATGCAGGCCACGGTGCTGTCGCGTTCCACAATTGGCCCCGGTTCGCTGATTGCCGGCGGCGCAGTGGTGCTAGAAGGCATGGACATCCCGGCGCGCAGTTTGGCTGCAGGTGTGCCAGCGAAGGTGCGCCGTGAACTCAGCGAGGAAGAATCCGCCGCCTTTATCCCGCACGCAGGTCGTTACGTGGAATACTCCCGCAACCAGGCAGATGTGTCTGAGGCGCTTAAGCTTGACGATGTCCGCTTTGACTAG
- a CDS encoding patatin-like phospholipase family protein: protein MIDASDTALVIEGGGTRNSYTAPALVKFIEEGIDFGWVGGVSAGSSHTVNYLSRDVKRTRDSFTDFVNNPSFGGVSSLLRGTGYFNAEFIYEKAADKDLPFDWEAFCNHPGEANIAATRADTGESVYWTRKDFHSPADLFMCVRASSTLPLIMPMRVIDGVPYVDGALGDSGGISIEQAEKAGFKKFFFLGTKPRDYIRPEVSRPEMLRRLFRKNPAIGEAMIARPPIYNAAKQRLLELEEQGRAYLFFPNDMQVTSTERKVPKLWANYNVGKAQMEEEWPAWKGFLEG, encoded by the coding sequence ATGATTGATGCTTCGGATACGGCCCTAGTCATTGAAGGCGGCGGAACCCGCAATTCCTACACCGCACCCGCTCTAGTGAAGTTCATTGAAGAAGGCATCGACTTCGGCTGGGTGGGCGGTGTCTCTGCTGGTTCCTCCCATACAGTTAATTACCTTTCCCGCGATGTAAAACGCACCCGGGATTCTTTTACCGACTTTGTGAACAACCCCAGCTTCGGCGGTGTGAGCTCCCTGCTGCGCGGTACCGGTTATTTCAACGCGGAGTTCATCTACGAAAAGGCGGCCGATAAGGATCTGCCCTTCGACTGGGAGGCTTTCTGTAACCATCCCGGTGAGGCCAATATCGCTGCTACCCGTGCCGATACCGGCGAATCCGTCTACTGGACGCGCAAGGATTTCCACAGCCCGGCGGACCTGTTTATGTGCGTACGCGCCTCGTCCACCCTGCCGCTGATTATGCCCATGCGTGTTATCGATGGCGTGCCTTATGTCGACGGCGCACTGGGCGATAGCGGCGGCATCAGTATTGAGCAGGCCGAAAAGGCTGGCTTTAAGAAGTTCTTCTTTCTTGGCACCAAGCCGCGCGATTACATCCGTCCCGAAGTAAGTCGCCCGGAAATGCTGCGCCGGCTGTTCCGCAAGAATCCTGCCATCGGCGAAGCTATGATTGCCCGTCCACCGATTTACAACGCCGCTAAGCAGCGCCTGCTGGAGCTGGAAGAACAAGGCCGCGCCTACCTGTTCTTCCCGAACGACATGCAGGTCACCTCCACCGAGCGCAAGGTCCCGAAGCTGTGGGCTAACTACAACGTCGGCAAGGCACAGATGGAAGAAGAATGGCCTGCGTGGAAGGGATTTCTCGAGGGCTAG
- a CDS encoding acetyl-CoA C-acyltransferase has translation MTKPQPTDVVVVGAARTPFTKFRGALSSLTAPQLASHAIRAALEQGSVPAEAVDAVHLGQVLSAGVGQNPAKQAALGAGISPNAHTSSVNKVCLSGLTAIIDSARLLRSGEARVVVAGGMESMSQAPHLIRNTRTGTKYGELSTADHIEYDGLRAADTGISMGELTEKDADRYPATREEQDRCAALSHQRAKRAHSTEWFAKEVAPVTVETRRSTTVVDSDEGVRDNVTEESLSDLRPVFAKEGTITAGNSSPLSDGAAAVVLCTAETAEEEGWTPLATLRAVGQVAGPDSSLQAQPANALQAALDRQGWLAEDLDHIEINEAFAAVVVHSAHVLGVEVDEVNPQGGAIAIGHPIGASGARLVVHAVHQLAKANIERAGVGLCGGGGQGEAILLEAE, from the coding sequence ATGACGAAGCCTCAACCCACCGATGTTGTGGTCGTTGGTGCTGCTAGAACGCCCTTTACCAAGTTTCGTGGTGCGTTATCTTCCTTGACCGCGCCGCAACTGGCTAGCCACGCGATTAGAGCTGCTTTAGAGCAGGGAAGTGTCCCCGCAGAAGCCGTAGATGCAGTGCATCTGGGCCAGGTGCTTTCTGCCGGAGTGGGTCAAAACCCGGCGAAGCAGGCAGCCTTAGGCGCAGGCATTAGCCCCAATGCGCATACTTCGAGTGTGAACAAAGTGTGCCTGTCTGGTCTCACCGCGATTATCGACAGCGCACGCCTGTTGCGCTCGGGTGAAGCCCGCGTCGTCGTCGCCGGTGGCATGGAGTCGATGAGCCAGGCACCGCACCTGATTCGCAACACGCGTACCGGCACTAAGTACGGTGAGTTGTCTACCGCGGACCACATCGAATACGACGGTCTGCGCGCAGCTGATACTGGCATCTCCATGGGTGAGCTCACCGAAAAGGATGCCGACCGTTATCCCGCGACCCGCGAGGAACAAGACCGCTGCGCAGCGCTTTCTCATCAGCGCGCTAAGCGCGCACACAGTACGGAGTGGTTCGCGAAGGAAGTCGCACCTGTCACCGTAGAGACCCGCCGGTCGACCACGGTCGTAGATTCCGATGAAGGCGTACGCGACAACGTCACCGAGGAGTCCTTGTCCGACCTGCGTCCAGTCTTTGCCAAAGAAGGCACGATTACCGCAGGCAATTCCTCGCCACTGTCGGATGGTGCTGCGGCTGTTGTCCTGTGTACTGCGGAAACCGCGGAAGAAGAAGGCTGGACCCCGCTGGCGACCCTGCGCGCTGTCGGTCAGGTCGCCGGTCCTGATTCCTCACTGCAGGCACAGCCCGCTAATGCCCTGCAAGCAGCGCTGGACCGCCAAGGTTGGCTGGCTGAGGACCTCGACCACATCGAAATCAATGAGGCTTTCGCTGCCGTCGTCGTGCACTCTGCTCACGTGCTCGGTGTGGAAGTCGATGAGGTCAACCCACAGGGTGGTGCCATCGCTATTGGTCACCCGATTGGTGCTTCTGGTGCACGACTGGTCGTGCATGCAGTCCACCAGCTGGCAAAGGCCAACATTGAACGCGCTGGAGTCGGCCTGTGCGGCGGTGGCGGCCAAGGCGAAGCAATCTTATTGGAGGCAGAATAA
- a CDS encoding enoyl-CoA hydratase/isomerase family protein has protein sequence MTIQHEVRGQVGILTLDRQKALNALDQDMIYALQEQLYAWANDPEVKAVLVRGAGEKGLCAGGDVASLYHDAKQGGSEGAEFWKSEYELNYLISEYPKPYVALMHGIVLGGGVGVSAHGDYRIVTDDSRVGMPEVGIGYSPDAGGSYLLSKTDLGKHLAYTASHVGAAEAIATGFADYYVPQDKLEEFVEEFIKTADPEVVKNYAAEPAPAFDGNADEIAQAYSGDSVEDNLHALDELAEKNDDEHWAAKAAKRIRRNSPLGVKVTQQALKQNQGKSLAEVLEQEFWMSINMQRHPEFVEGIRAQIIDKDRKPNWTYDETNKVPADLVDDIFEAHSDIQGPDFDAVNNKLGKA, from the coding sequence ATGACGATTCAACATGAAGTACGCGGCCAAGTCGGCATCCTTACCCTGGACCGACAAAAGGCACTCAACGCTTTGGACCAGGACATGATTTATGCCCTGCAAGAACAGCTGTATGCCTGGGCGAATGACCCGGAAGTTAAGGCAGTTCTCGTACGCGGTGCGGGTGAGAAGGGCCTGTGCGCTGGTGGCGATGTCGCATCGCTGTACCACGACGCCAAGCAGGGTGGCAGCGAAGGCGCTGAGTTCTGGAAGAGCGAGTACGAGCTCAACTACCTCATCAGCGAGTACCCGAAGCCCTATGTGGCCTTGATGCACGGCATCGTACTCGGCGGTGGCGTAGGCGTATCCGCACATGGCGACTACCGAATCGTCACCGATGATTCCCGCGTCGGTATGCCAGAGGTCGGCATTGGTTATTCCCCGGATGCCGGCGGTTCTTACCTGCTGTCCAAGACTGACTTGGGCAAGCACTTGGCTTATACCGCAAGTCACGTTGGTGCCGCCGAAGCGATTGCTACTGGCTTTGCCGACTATTACGTTCCGCAGGACAAGCTGGAAGAGTTCGTCGAAGAATTCATCAAGACAGCTGATCCGGAGGTAGTGAAGAACTACGCTGCGGAACCAGCGCCTGCTTTCGACGGCAATGCCGACGAGATTGCGCAGGCTTACTCGGGCGATTCCGTTGAAGACAACCTGCATGCGCTCGACGAGCTGGCAGAAAAGAACGACGACGAGCATTGGGCAGCCAAGGCCGCGAAGCGCATTCGCCGTAACTCGCCGCTAGGAGTCAAGGTCACCCAGCAGGCACTGAAGCAGAACCAAGGTAAGAGCCTTGCGGAGGTTCTCGAGCAAGAATTCTGGATGTCAATCAACATGCAGCGCCACCCAGAATTCGTTGAGGGTATTCGCGCCCAGATCATCGACAAAGACCGCAAGCCAAACTGGACCTACGACGAGACAAACAAGGTTCCGGCAGACTTGGTGGACGACATCTTCGAAGCACATTCGGACATCCAAGGTCCGGACTTTGACGCAGTAAACAACAAGTTAGGAAAGGCATAA
- a CDS encoding enoyl-CoA hydratase: MSIQTETKGRVGIIRLNRPKALNALNHDTMIEVTEAATKFDQDDAIGAIIITGSEKAFAAGADIKEMASKNATEMFQTDWFAGWDVLTRVRTPVIAAVNGFALGGGCELAMMCDFIVAGEKAKFGQPEVNLGVTPGMGGSQRLTKAVGKAKAMEMCLTGRMMDAQEAERAGLVASVHPVEELEDKALEIAETIAGKSLVATTMIKEQINTAFETQLAQGLLYERRTFHSIFASNDQKEGMAAFSEKRDANFSHS; the protein is encoded by the coding sequence ATGAGCATCCAGACTGAAACCAAAGGCCGCGTAGGCATTATTCGCTTGAATCGTCCGAAAGCGCTCAACGCGCTGAATCACGACACGATGATTGAGGTCACCGAGGCCGCAACCAAGTTCGACCAGGACGATGCGATTGGCGCCATCATCATCACCGGTAGCGAGAAGGCATTCGCTGCGGGGGCGGACATTAAGGAAATGGCGTCGAAGAATGCCACTGAGATGTTTCAAACCGACTGGTTTGCCGGCTGGGACGTACTGACCCGCGTGCGCACGCCAGTGATTGCTGCCGTTAACGGCTTCGCACTGGGTGGCGGCTGCGAGCTGGCGATGATGTGCGACTTCATCGTTGCCGGCGAAAAGGCCAAGTTCGGCCAGCCTGAGGTCAACCTCGGCGTTACCCCGGGCATGGGCGGTTCCCAGCGTCTGACCAAGGCTGTCGGCAAGGCCAAGGCTATGGAAATGTGCCTGACCGGCCGCATGATGGATGCCCAGGAAGCTGAGCGTGCAGGCCTGGTCGCCAGCGTGCATCCGGTCGAAGAGCTGGAAGATAAGGCTCTAGAAATCGCCGAGACCATCGCCGGCAAGTCCCTGGTGGCTACCACGATGATCAAGGAGCAGATCAACACTGCCTTTGAAACCCAGCTCGCGCAGGGTCTGCTCTATGAGCGTCGCACCTTCCACTCCATCTTTGCCTCCAACGACCAGAAGGAAGGCATGGCCGCCTTCTCCGAGAAGCGCGATGCGAACTTTAGCCACAGCTAA
- a CDS encoding MarR family winged helix-turn-helix transcriptional regulator, producing MPERRDNLAEARRQWARHYSPEGARGLHSVSSLGRAAHLLRTAAEEALAPYGISFAQFELLQLLMWSRSGGLPMSKISARLHLPPASLTHTVVRLESQGLLERVANPQDKRSTLLSITDQGIVLTASAGPALDAFFADIPVEPQVHDALIACTDTIRKSYGDKVQEL from the coding sequence ATGCCAGAACGCAGAGACAATCTTGCGGAAGCTCGCAGACAATGGGCCCGCCACTACTCCCCCGAAGGAGCACGCGGGCTCCATTCTGTATCTTCTTTAGGCCGTGCTGCCCACCTGCTGCGCACCGCCGCTGAGGAAGCACTTGCTCCTTACGGCATAAGCTTTGCACAGTTCGAGCTGTTGCAATTGCTGATGTGGTCGCGCTCAGGCGGGCTTCCCATGTCCAAGATCAGTGCGCGTTTACACCTTCCGCCCGCCTCACTGACACATACTGTCGTACGCTTAGAATCCCAAGGCCTGCTCGAGCGAGTGGCAAATCCTCAGGACAAGCGCTCTACTCTTCTCTCGATTACCGACCAAGGAATCGTCCTTACGGCATCAGCTGGTCCTGCTTTAGATGCTTTCTTCGCGGACATTCCCGTGGAACCACAAGTCCACGACGCATTAATCGCGTGCACGGATACCATCCGTAAAAGCTACGGCGATAAAGTCCAGGAGCTTTAA
- a CDS encoding AMP-binding protein: MTDVTQEFKKARDQLLEQRTNYEEARANFSWPQFEHFNFATDWFDFLGEDPESKNKPALVICESDGSSSRRSFSDLSRRSKQLAHWLSEQGVKRGDRVMLMLNNQVELWESMLACIRGGFVLNPATAMLGTADLQDRTERAEVSWVIANPEDASKFEEVTGDFSVIQVGDEEPAQSSHPTLRYSDSFNAPEEFEPSEHTSADDTLLLYFTSGTTSKAKLVEHTHTSYPVGHLSTMYWIGLEPGDVHLNVAAPGWAKHAWSNFFAPWIAGATIFLYNYSRFDAIALMEKMDEEGVTSFCAPPTVWRMLVQADLNRLQNPPKKLVAAGEPLNPELISTIEKSWNTSVRDGFGQTETTVQIANTPEQKVKPGSMGRPLPGFEVELIDPATGEKGDTGEICLKLDPRPVGLTKGYYGDEAKNAEVFRDGYYHTGDTAERDEDGYIFYIGRADDVFKASDYRLSPFELESVVIEHPAVAEVAVVPSPDPIRYAVPKAYVALTSKYEPTAETAESILKHCRGALAPYKRIRRLEFYELPKTVSGKIRRVDLRKREDEIHAEDGGKTTSKTEYSDADFPNLKG, translated from the coding sequence ATGACCGACGTCACCCAGGAGTTCAAAAAGGCACGCGACCAGCTACTGGAGCAGCGAACCAACTACGAAGAGGCACGCGCTAACTTCAGCTGGCCACAGTTCGAACACTTCAACTTCGCGACTGATTGGTTCGACTTCCTAGGCGAGGATCCTGAAAGCAAGAACAAGCCTGCTCTAGTTATTTGCGAAAGCGACGGCAGCAGCTCGCGCCGTAGCTTTAGTGATCTTTCCCGCCGTTCCAAGCAATTGGCACATTGGCTGTCTGAGCAGGGCGTTAAGCGCGGCGACCGCGTGATGCTCATGCTCAATAACCAGGTCGAGCTCTGGGAATCCATGCTCGCATGCATCAGGGGCGGCTTCGTTCTTAACCCGGCAACTGCCATGTTGGGAACGGCAGACCTACAAGACCGTACTGAGCGCGCCGAGGTCTCCTGGGTTATCGCCAACCCGGAGGATGCGTCCAAGTTCGAAGAAGTTACCGGCGATTTTTCTGTCATTCAGGTCGGCGATGAAGAACCCGCACAGTCTTCCCACCCGACTCTGCGTTACTCCGATTCCTTTAACGCGCCAGAAGAGTTCGAGCCTTCCGAACACACGAGTGCCGATGACACGCTGCTGCTCTACTTCACCTCAGGCACGACCTCCAAGGCGAAGCTGGTGGAGCATACCCACACCTCTTACCCGGTTGGCCACCTGTCCACCATGTACTGGATTGGTCTCGAGCCTGGCGATGTTCACCTCAACGTTGCCGCCCCTGGTTGGGCAAAGCACGCATGGTCGAATTTCTTCGCACCGTGGATCGCAGGTGCAACCATCTTCTTGTACAACTACTCCCGCTTCGATGCCATCGCTCTGATGGAGAAGATGGACGAGGAAGGTGTCACCAGCTTCTGTGCCCCACCTACTGTCTGGCGCATGCTGGTCCAGGCGGACCTGAACCGTCTGCAGAACCCGCCGAAGAAGCTGGTTGCTGCCGGCGAGCCGCTGAACCCAGAGCTCATTTCCACTATCGAGAAGTCCTGGAACACTTCTGTACGCGATGGCTTCGGTCAGACTGAGACCACCGTGCAGATCGCGAACACTCCGGAGCAGAAGGTCAAGCCTGGTTCCATGGGCCGTCCACTGCCGGGCTTCGAGGTTGAACTCATCGACCCGGCTACTGGCGAGAAGGGTGATACCGGCGAAATCTGCCTGAAGCTCGACCCACGCCCGGTCGGCCTGACCAAGGGCTACTACGGCGACGAAGCCAAGAACGCTGAGGTCTTCCGCGATGGTTACTACCACACTGGTGATACCGCGGAACGTGATGAAGACGGCTACATCTTCTACATCGGTCGTGCCGATGACGTGTTTAAGGCATCCGACTACCGCCTCTCCCCCTTCGAGCTGGAATCCGTGGTCATTGAGCACCCAGCTGTTGCCGAGGTGGCCGTTGTGCCATCGCCGGACCCAATTCGCTACGCAGTTCCGAAGGCTTATGTCGCACTGACCTCCAAGTACGAGCCAACGGCTGAGACCGCCGAGTCCATCCTGAAGCACTGCCGTGGTGCGCTGGCACCGTACAAGCGCATTCGCCGCCTGGAGTTCTATGAACTGCCCAAGACCGTCTCCGGCAAGATTCGCCGTGTGGACCTGCGTAAGCGCGAAGATGAAATTCACGCAGAAGACGGCGGTAAGACCACGTCGAAGACTGAGTACTCGGATGCCGATTTCCCGAATCTGAAGGGCTAA
- a CDS encoding TetR/AcrR family transcriptional regulator has protein sequence MPQSLTPRQRELFNSLLNNFLKEGFAGFTIDKAAQRYHCSKSTIYALGKTRDEIVHRVLVSFFKEIARRTELAPHPKSSHEQRLAAYFTTISNTLSPASPAFMRDLASEPVAQKIYALNTKMATEKIHQLIDDGVAAGEFTADNIALLPQLIHRTMLDIQQGHYSELLNPAEAYEKFGQLVLHGITAR, from the coding sequence ATGCCACAGTCACTCACCCCGCGCCAACGCGAACTTTTCAATAGCCTGCTTAACAATTTCCTCAAAGAAGGCTTTGCTGGATTCACCATCGATAAGGCTGCACAGCGCTACCATTGCTCGAAATCCACCATCTATGCACTGGGTAAGACACGAGACGAAATCGTCCACCGCGTACTAGTGAGCTTCTTTAAAGAAATCGCTCGCCGCACCGAACTCGCACCCCACCCGAAAAGCTCACACGAGCAGCGCCTCGCTGCCTACTTTACTACGATTAGCAACACCCTATCCCCAGCTAGCCCTGCTTTTATGAGGGACCTTGCCTCCGAACCGGTGGCGCAGAAGATCTACGCGCTTAACACCAAGATGGCGACGGAGAAAATTCACCAACTTATCGACGATGGCGTAGCCGCCGGCGAATTCACCGCCGACAACATCGCCCTTCTCCCCCAGCTCATTCACCGCACCATGCTGGACATTCAACAAGGCCATTACTCCGAACTACTCAACCCAGCAGAGGCTTACGAGAAGTTCGGTCAGCTAGTTCTCCACGGCATCACCGCCCGTTAA
- a CDS encoding acyl-CoA dehydrogenase family protein, with protein MPPILDTQHPLGQHLENIKYPHADILSVADRLVPEERERLQEIHEFLQTEIRPNVGEYWDREELPFDLLPALADAGLGQIELEDTSRLFRGLVYAEMTRADVSLSALVGIHNELIVGLINQLGSDEQRDKWLPGLRKFENVGCFALTEPGSGSDIAGGLSTTAERTEEGWKINGEKRWIGAGTFADFAILFARDTTDQEIKAFIVELDREGVTRTKISRKMGLRIMQNADLVFDNVVIPEENIIPGARSFANVNDFLCSSRAWVGWQGAGLQLGIFDKAREYAVKREQFGRPIAKFQLVQEQLARILGNASASLAMMAQVATIQEEDKLEMPFAALAKSTTTRLARESAAAGRNIGGGNGILTEYDLSKMMSDAEVLFTYEGTYDINSLIVGRAITGVSAFV; from the coding sequence ATGCCACCGATTTTGGACACCCAGCATCCTCTGGGACAGCACCTGGAAAACATCAAGTACCCACACGCCGATATCTTGTCCGTAGCCGACCGCTTGGTTCCGGAAGAGCGTGAGCGCCTGCAAGAGATCCATGAGTTCCTGCAGACCGAGATTCGCCCCAACGTCGGCGAGTACTGGGATCGCGAGGAACTTCCCTTTGATCTGCTGCCTGCACTGGCGGATGCTGGCCTGGGACAAATCGAGTTGGAAGATACCTCTCGTCTTTTCCGCGGTTTGGTCTACGCCGAGATGACTCGTGCCGATGTATCCCTGTCGGCTCTAGTCGGCATCCACAACGAGCTCATTGTCGGCTTGATTAACCAGTTGGGTTCGGATGAGCAGCGCGACAAATGGCTGCCGGGCCTGCGGAAGTTTGAAAACGTGGGCTGCTTTGCGCTGACTGAGCCAGGCTCTGGCTCCGATATCGCCGGTGGTCTGTCCACGACCGCAGAACGCACCGAAGAAGGCTGGAAGATCAACGGTGAGAAGCGCTGGATTGGTGCCGGTACCTTCGCGGACTTCGCCATTCTTTTCGCACGCGATACCACCGACCAGGAAATCAAAGCTTTCATCGTTGAACTGGACCGCGAGGGCGTAACCCGGACGAAGATTAGCCGCAAGATGGGCCTGCGCATCATGCAGAACGCCGACCTGGTCTTCGACAACGTGGTGATTCCGGAAGAAAACATCATTCCGGGCGCCCGTTCCTTTGCCAACGTCAACGACTTCCTGTGCTCTTCCCGCGCATGGGTCGGTTGGCAGGGTGCTGGCTTGCAGCTGGGCATCTTCGACAAGGCCCGTGAGTACGCGGTCAAGCGCGAGCAGTTCGGTCGCCCCATCGCGAAGTTCCAGCTCGTGCAGGAACAGCTCGCCCGCATCTTGGGCAATGCTTCTGCATCGCTGGCAATGATGGCGCAGGTCGCCACCATCCAGGAAGAAGACAAGCTCGAGATGCCTTTCGCAGCACTGGCAAAGTCCACGACCACTCGTTTGGCACGTGAATCGGCGGCAGCTGGCCGCAACATCGGCGGTGGCAACGGCATTCTCACCGAATACGACCTGTCCAAAATGATGAGCGATGCCGAGGTCCTGTTTACCTACGAGGGAACCTACGACATCAACTCACTGATCGTCGGCCGCGCCATTACCGGTGTATCTGCCTTCGTCTAA
- a CDS encoding SDR family NAD(P)-dependent oxidoreductase: protein MQLNNSTAVVTGAASGLGAAVAKALAEAGASVIGLDLQKGEEVEGVRYVEVDVTDPEAVNEAVAQAESPVRVAVNCAGICPSARILGRSGVHSPDLFAKVLDVNLRGTFHVLSAAAQAMSDAEPLDDEGQRGVIINTASVAAFEGQVGQAAYAASKGAVHSLSITAARDLASRGIRVNSIAPGVVETPMMAQISEEFREELAARVQFPRRLAHPEEFARLVLSIIDNDYLNGETIRLDGALRMPPR, encoded by the coding sequence ATGCAATTGAATAACTCCACCGCGGTGGTCACCGGTGCAGCGTCTGGTCTGGGCGCTGCTGTGGCGAAGGCCCTGGCTGAAGCTGGTGCTTCGGTCATCGGCCTGGACCTGCAGAAGGGCGAGGAGGTCGAAGGTGTTCGCTACGTCGAGGTTGACGTGACCGACCCGGAGGCCGTGAACGAGGCTGTCGCACAGGCTGAATCCCCGGTGCGCGTTGCAGTGAATTGCGCGGGTATTTGCCCTTCAGCACGTATCTTGGGCCGTTCGGGCGTGCATTCGCCGGACCTGTTCGCCAAGGTGCTGGATGTGAACCTGCGCGGTACTTTCCACGTGCTGTCTGCTGCAGCGCAGGCAATGTCTGACGCGGAGCCCCTTGACGATGAAGGCCAGCGCGGCGTCATCATCAATACCGCCTCGGTTGCCGCTTTCGAAGGCCAGGTTGGTCAGGCAGCGTACGCTGCATCCAAGGGTGCGGTGCACTCGCTGTCGATTACCGCAGCGCGCGACCTGGCTTCCCGCGGCATCCGCGTGAATTCCATTGCGCCGGGCGTGGTGGAAACCCCGATGATGGCGCAGATTAGCGAAGAGTTCCGTGAGGAGCTGGCAGCGCGAGTACAGTTCCCGCGCCGCCTGGCTCACCCGGAGGAATTCGCGCGCCTGGTGCTGTCGATTATCGACAACGACTACCTCAACGGCGAGACTATCCGCCTTGACGGTGCGCTGCGCATGCCGCCGCGTTAA